The genome window aaagagggtagtactTTTGCCCTGTTTGAcaagcccggtgtaacatctgtggttgttccccatgtgtcagtgtttccaaacaataggcagctagagaccacgacttttcaataggggggatacacagaaaaacctgtcaatctatttttgagcgttcccaaacaatgaggggaaacactcaaacacagaaacactcaaaaacattacaccggcttgccgaacagagttgatttttagtgctgtttggcaagcggctctccaagcagggcaaaaaaagatgcctgttcggcgagccgcttgccaaatagacccggccatttaTATTTGCTTACAAAGTCACAAAATAACTATGAAATCGGAACTGTGTGGCACGGTGGGGTTTGTCTTACGAGGTGCTGGTATTTACCTTGTTCCCTGCCTCCAAGCACTGCTTGTGGAATTCTTCACCGCCTGCCCGCTTTGCGAACTCTGTTTGAACCCAACCCGGCGAAACTTGCTGGAGAAAATAACAACAATTCTATTTTAGAGAGAAAATAAAAGAAATGGTCAGGATTCCAGACACCGAGTTGGCTTGATCACTTACACAAACTTAATACTTACATGCCGATTAGGgcaaacagtaggcctactatcatTACCGGGTACACTGCTTCCCTAATGTTTGCAAGCTGACAAGGCGAAACGTTTATCACTACACTGCTTCCCTAATGTTTGCATGCTGACAAGGCGAAACATTTATCATTACATTGCTTCCCTAATGTTTGCATGCTGACAAGGCGAAACGTTTATCATTACACTGCTTGCCTAATGTTTGTATGCTGACAAGGCGCTAAGTTTATCACTACACTGCTTCCCTAATGTTTGCATGCTGACAAGGCGAAACGTTTATCATTACACTGCTTGCCTAATGTTTGTGTGCTGACAAGACGAAACGTTTATCATTACACTGCTTGCCTAATGTTTGTATGCTGACAAGGCGCTAAGTTTATCACTACACTGCTTCCCTAATGTTTGCATGCTGACAAGGCAAAACGTTTATCATTACACTGCTTGCCTAATGTTTGTATGCTGACAAGACGAAATGTTTATCATTACACTGCTTCCCTAATGTTTGCATGCTGACAAGGCGAAACGTTTCTCATTACACTGCTTGCCTAATGTTTGCATGCTGACAAGACTGACGAAAAGTTTATCATTACACTGCTTGCCTTATGTTTGCATTCTGACAACGGTAAAACGTTTGTAACGGCAATGCCTATAATTTGCATGCTGTCAAAACACATGAGGCAAAGTGTATCACTATGCTATACAAGTAATTTGCATGACAGGTCGCGAAGTTCGTCACTAATCGGCGGCACTATAACCCTCACCGCTTACGGTGCAATTTGGATGCTGAATGGGGACAAAATTGAGTTAATCTCTGCATATGGGTCAGAATCATCAATTAGCCTTGTGATTGAGTCCAATACTACACTACTCACATAAAACAAGCCACAGGGCAAAATTACCCACCGCGACCAACTTAAATAAGTACACTTATAATTACCGACACACGGATGTGGGTGTTTGCGAGTCTTAGCTCCCTTCTCAAACCCTCGGCCTGCGCCGTCACAGCATGCTTCGTACCTTCGTAGAAGTGCCAGGTCGGATCATTTAGTGTGTAGTACCCCGAATCACtggaaataaagttgaaatttgACTAATGGGCCTGCTTCCAGACCTTTGCGCCCTCTGAACATTCTTAAGCCAGAAGCAAACACCACTGTAAAAGCGTTTCTCATGACCTCATTTCGCGTTTAATTTGGAATGAAGGTTAGTATTAAGAACCCCCGCCCACCCCATTTACAAGAAGAACGTCAGGGCCCTGTGGAAAAAAATTGACTGTCGGAAATATTGAAATCATTGACATTTAGCAGTAAAGTTTATCCAGTGTTCACGCCGGGGGAATTATGTTCCAAACTTGCACCACCATGACCGCCGAGCAGCACATATTGCCGAACAGTGTTTTTCTTGGTGAAATACTTTTAACTATATGGACTTGGTTATTTCTGGTACGCGCACCTGTTTATATACACGATGTGTCCATCATCCACATTCCGGCTCTTCATGGACTGAATGGCCTCTCTGGTCACAATGGCGTAAGCAAGCACATTCGTCTGCAAAAGCAAACACGTGGACAGTAGTCACTACAGGAACTTCCTTTGAAGGGTTTTTAGTTGGAGCGTTCGTCCCCGTCACCGAAGTTAAACAACGCCGAAAGTGGTTGTCGGTTGATAGGTGCATGGCCGAGAAACATGTCACAGACGCAATAAGGTGCTATGAACGGGAGGAGTgatgcattatacatgtactccctAGAGCCGTCCAACCATGCACTGTATATGCGGGCCAAAAGTTGAAAATTGAAGTGGAATTCAACAGAGCACCACGTGTATACCTGCAGCATGGTCCTCCAATGATCCGTCTTTCCGTTCATCAGGTTGTCCCCAGCGAAACCGAGACCAGCGTTGTTCACACAGACATCAACGCCTCCAGCCGTTTCCTTGATTGTAGCAAACATTGAAAGTATATCTTCTTCTTTGGTCAGGTCGCATCTGATTGGAAACAAAGTGCCCTTGCAGGTGGTGTCTTTGGCGAGTGTCTTTTTCATCTCCTGAAAGAAACTAAAGTAGAGGCCGCCCAAGACGTATTCAGCTACCGGTACTcgaattatgaaatatcaaatcaGTATGTACCGGTATTCGGATATCATCGTTAACACAGCTGTGTTGTTGTATAGacaaatgtaaaatgtagtTTGCTTTCAGCCGTCACGACATGATACCCTGGCGACATGGTTTTAAACGAATCAATTAAAATAACATTTATAACCCCTCTCAACAAGCAATACCGGTACTCGTTTTTATCAGCATAATGCTTTGAAGTGACAGTGCACCTGTTTATACCAATCATTATCTGAGGCCATAACACAAATCACGAAGAgataacaacatcatcatcttgaGAAAACAGAGTTTTACTGAGTGGAAAAAAACCTACACAAAGTAGGTCCAGTCTTTATGTAATGGTTCACTACGTGCACGAGTCACACGAGCCTGGCTTATTCTCATGCAAAACCTCCTGTTAATAGTAGGGCCACTGGCATACTGTACGGCATACAGTAcagtataggcctaggcctacttatGCGTCAAACGACTCACCTCAATTTTGCCGATGTTCCTCGCACAAGCAAATACCTTCATCCCGCTTTTGACCAGCTTCTCGGCAATAGCCGCCCCTATGCCAGACGATGCACCGGTAACAAGAGCCACGCGTCCGCTCCATCTCTCCATGTTGTTTTATGTATAGGCCTGGAACTTAATGAATGGTTATTGGAAGTCTGACAGACTGGCATCAGCAGCGCCCAGTGATGTAGTTGCAAGTTCAAGGCTCCAGCTAGCGCTACTTTGCCGGTTTAGctgcgtctgtttcacataggcctactacgcATAATATAGGCCTCTTGTACAGGCGCAAAGTCATCCAATAtagcagtatacatgtacaatgtaggccaCGGCCTTTGTAAGTCGTGATCGGGACACAATCATCCTTCCGATGTTTGCACAGCAATAAATTATGTTTTTTCGAAATACCTCGCTGATTAATTACCCCGGACGGCCGAGCGCGTTCAGTCGGAAAGTACCGGAAACTGTCGACCTAGTTTTCGAGTCGTGATCGGCAACACCTCCATGGATATACCAAtatccatggaggtattattccgGTGTactcctgtttcgcctattcctgttccgcctattcctgtttcgcctaattccttattcgcctattcctgattcgcctacttccttcttcgcctaattcctgtttcgcctattcctgtttcgcctaattcctgttttgcctattcctgtttcgcctattcaaatgtattgctaacctccccacagacgtaggaatatgaaccgtcccttactatagtccTAAAGAATTCACTAATTCGAATGATAATCCTTAAGTTTTGTTCTATTTGTCATTGTGCTATGCCCTTTGGTGCGACAATAAATGGTCTGATGAATGACGATATCGTCATAAGCTGCACGTGAAatcatatatcatgatatgtattttcaaccttgtttgacttgatatgtgctgtacctacatgtatattatgacatgggttttacagctgattttgatcaaataattatgagaatgtacagtattatgtatttttatcaaaacctcatgaattcctgtttttataaaataaacgactgctttactctacttaatctatagtttttactgtgtgtcagtatggtcctatggtcaaataagtcccggactgtccccggtttcaaggtgactctttcaaaacggtcatggcatggtttgttaacaaagttgatggcatttgattagtcaaattgtcatcacatcgttaacatcatccaattgtcccctcacattttccccataaaatggacatgcatccctaaggttccccgtgggagagtcgatttattgtaggggtactggaaagtaggcgaaacagaaagtaggcgaaacaggaataggcgaaacaggaaataggccaaacaggaaataggccaaacaggaataggcgaaacaggaataggcggaacaggaataggcgaaacaagaataggcgaaacaggaataggcgaaacaggcataaaccattatTCCATGCTGGTATATCCTTCGGCATTGTATCTGCGACCGAGATATTTGGGTGATCGCAGGTggactccctgggcagtccattgcatcATCCCAATTGGctctccttatggtgaggaacgagatcgcaggtcgcagcgttAAAAATCACTCGCTTGTGGGGCGCTTTTTAACCATGTTCGCACGTCTAAACCCTGCAAGCGTGGTTGGTAACACTCTATTTGTAgccaaacatttttgaaattaaCAAAATAATTCGAAAAACTAGTGGAAGGCATAGGCCAACGTGCAATGCAAAAGCAATTCAGCTTATGTACTGTCCCGAGACGCCGACAGGTGCTCACAAGATCAAACCGCTATCAATAATCGGTAGTGTGACGTGCATGTAATACACTTATCTGGTTGCACTCTATCAATTGCCCTTTCTCTTTTGTATTGACGATCTTGGCTTTGCGACCAAACACGATTTGCTCACAGCATTTAAAAAGGCTGGGGTCCGGTTGAGACGCTGTTGCCTTGTTTCACCTGGTATACCAGATCACCGATTCCCGCCGGCCTCATCGTCTCATCTTCTTTGCCGAGACAACATCCGCTGATCACACCTCTGTTGACACATCACGTTACATGTCTAAGGGGAATCGGATAACGACGATTTATGATGACGTTCGGCCTCTCTAGTGAACTATTACACCATAATATGACCCACCAAAATACGATAGGGCCAggcactttttccagggggacatttttgaAAAGTCCTAGGATACTgagaatgtccgggaacaaagatTTCTATTATGCGTCTTTGATCTCTGAGTTATTAACGATCCTGGCGTCTCTACAACCATATATGACAACCATAATCCGCCAGAATAAGGACCGAACGCAATAGCATTCCGTGAAGTTattatttatagctcacaaggtcatttgcataagatattgatgacgttttagtcacgtgacagtcggacatcgacacttatttctacgcatttgagcttatttcaaagtcaattatctttggccctgcattgtttttagcatgaatgataccatagtcagagagagaaatattcagaacaattatgtagtatttccaacactcggacatgtgccagattgaatctaactgacctagaaagcctgaatccattacgaaaccgcatgtttgtccgacattgcctgtaattcagcgatggggaaatagagggcagcagctgcagtgacgtcatcttcgcggaatgctattaggcAATAAAGGCACCGTGCATGACAAAGGAAGACGGGGATGGGGGTTGCTTCCATTTCAGGTTATACCCAGTCGTCATAAGActggtataggcctactggagatgatgatcaaatataaCTACAAATGAACTAAACACGCTATTGACACAATTACTATAAGATATATAGCGTTCAGcctcctccttttccatcaTCTTTCCATCATCTTGTCATCTTCCCGTTACTCATCTGACAGACTATTCCTCGAGGAGAAATACAGAGGTCGCGTCAGCAGGTCAGGTGCGATACtgaatcacccccccccccccccgcccccacacacacaccctACTTCACCCCAGTACGTAGGTATCTTAGGGGCCTTAGTTCAAAATGCCGCCTCTCAAATCAGCGTGCGCACGAGACCTTTTATATGAAACGGGAGCAGTCCATTCCCGGAATGTACAGTCTTGACATTTTCCGACTTTTCACGCCAGCCTTGTCAAATAAGGTAAAATCCCTATCTGTACCTAACGAATGTTACCTAATGCTACCTTAATGTCGGTCCAGGTGGTTGTACTCAAAGTCGCCTGGGGACACGTCAAATCACATCCACTGCATTTTCAGTCTACCGGTACCCAAACATACCCTCGACTAAAAAAACTAGGCCCACTAATCTAATTGGTACGTATTAATTCTTTGAATAATCCACAATGCCATTTTAACACACATATTAGTAGTACGTCCACTACATGGAAAACGCCGGCGTTTTTAAACCCCGGGGATACTCCGAACCAGAAAAAGCCCGGAGAAGACACGGCGAGGACTTACACCACATACAAAGTAGTTACTGAACACGGCGACAGATAGCATGGTTTTTCTGCACTGTTACCTTTTCATGCATGCGCAGTGGTAACAACTAACCAACACCGGAGTTTTTGTGATTACACTACTTAAAACGCCGTGCTTAATTTAGCCCCCATTTAGCCCTGAATCCATCGCCGTGACAAGAAAACACCGGCGTTTTCTAGCGCAGGCGTTTTCGAGGGGAAAATTaacaggtgtaagcgcaaaaactCCGGACCAACACCGGCGTTTTATGTAGTGGACGCGACACTATTATGACTTTGTATGTTGTATTGCTGTCTTAACGTCCATGCCATGTGATTGCTGCCCACATGGCATCATCCACTCATTTACTCATCCTGAGAATATCAGAAATTTTAGGATTCGTTGCTCTCTCACCACAAGGACGTAGGATCTAGCGCTAAGAACACCTGATACTCTCAGGATGCATTTACTGGCAATTCGAGCCATTATCGTTTCCATTATCACAACTGAAGTAGACAAAAGCCAATAATTGAATAATTACCTGAATTTATTTTCGCAATAAAAGTTATCAAAACTGTTTTCGTACTCAgcttatagtaggcctatcctCTCAAAATATAGTCTCTCCACGGACATGGAGACAGTGACAATGTATAAAATAAAGATAACAGATCTGTGAAAATGAGATCCTGTCATATACACAGGATAAGATTTGACACCACATCAAAATGGAAGTGATTTCCTCTCTGAACTTGACAAGCATTTCATCAACAATTTACGAATTGTCGTAACTTTTAATCCGCACATTGATATGTTGGGAAGAACCTTTCAGTAGACATAataagaggcccaagggcctggcgctcagctgaagagtggtttttaaaaacaaaatggccgttGTTGTCATGACCCTGTTAACTTTTGTCAACTTTGCTATCTAACAGCTGGTGAACTTTACAGTTGAAGACAAATCCAATAATTTCATCCAATACGACATTGTCAAATTGACATCCTTTTGCTGACAATGACATTATTAAAAGTCCTGACAAATCTTCGGCAGCTTAACTTAACGAGGCAGCTTAGCTTAACTATTTAACTCttatagagtagaacctctcaatcAAAGGACACCCTTTAGACTGCATAcagtccttaattgagaggaaCCCCGATTACAGATCGAGGTTAAATGCAATGGAACAGACTAGTTAGGAACCAAATCGGATCTGACTAGAAATGAGATCATCCCCCACTGCAATGCTTCAACTAATAAGCAAAAACACCTCTGTATGTAAATCGGCAAAGCTTGCACGAGGtgacttaaagcgaactggaaccgccgagccagttcgtatgacctcgttttcatttcccgcgtatcgggtgatcagaacgaggcatgaatgaaacatggcgcctagctgtcaatcattgagtgacgtcactactatggaatttactacgaaaactcatgaatgaaagatcgcatgactcacgtgattctcacatgattctcaatgataacaaattgaactgcgcatgctcgggcactgggggcggagctacaaatttgaactcgaatatgaagttggaagttcgactttctcgggcggtgaaagtcgaaaagttgaataaatcgctcggcggttccagttccctttaagccaTATCAAATATTTACAAGCTTTCAAGGTGACTTTTGGAAGAAGTCAGTCATTTTCTTGTTAACCTTGCCAGAACCTTTATTGGTGGTAGCCTTCTTGGCTTTCTTTGCTGGCGGTGTGTCCAGAATGTCTTGTTTTCTTTTACTGCCTCCTCCTACAACAATTAATACAGAAGAAATTCAGTTACTGATTTTACACCAAGGATTTCATATAATTTATAAACCTGGTGTTTGTTTTATCATGTACACAAACTCACCTATGCACATGGCTTAGGCCTACCCTCCAAACTTATAAACCTGAttcttttttacaattttcacgcACACACAATGCAGACATGccttaagcctgcaccacacggtgaaatttgcgtgatgcaagtgacacgcgtgcacgttgcgacaggcaaattctcactgtgtggggtcgttttttgctgcgtatcttcctcgcgtgtcgagacgcagccgatctagcatgtttgatattttctcgacacgcgaggaagttaatcaccgtgtgggggctacctgcagcaatgttgcgcgagttcaacgaatcacaacaagcagatcggtcacatgatttataggtcagtcacttTGTATCTGCGGCCCCACCATCTCGAGCAATTCCTGAAATTCCTCGACCcgcactctgtggaactggcgatacttcatggggtcctcctcccgcaattcagcaattagatttgcataggcccccttatcctctcttctctgaatccatggccttgtccaaagactacggtccacgcggcgccgcctccgccgccgcctccgacggagtaacagcaggagaataagggcaatttggtcttcttggtccataatacttctcataggatttgacagttcccgggcgctgccattttggtatcatgtgactgacctataaatcatgtgaccgatctgcttgttgtgattcgtcgaactcgcgcaactttgctgcaggtagcccccacacggtgattaacttcctcgcgtgtcgagaaaatatcaaacatgctagatcggctgcgtctcgactcgcgagggaagatacgcagcaaaaaacgaccccacacagtgagaatttgcctgtcgcaacatgcacgcgtgtcacttgtatcacgcaaattttcaccgtgtagTGCAGGCTTTAGACCTACAATCCCAAGCCTTTTCGGGCCAGATTGATTGCATATTGCAAAGGGCAGGACACAAAAATTGCTAAGAAGGAGGGTTAGGCCTACACACCAACCTTTCTTATCTTCAGATCTATTTGCCAAAAAAGGAGGGTTAAACTTATCCAGGGTTAATAAAGATTTCGatttttctctctcaaaataGACCATGTTTTCAAAAAAAGTCTAAGGGTTTGGCCAAAGCAGGGTCAACAAGAATCACGCAAAGATGGCACACCAACCTTTCTTATCTTCAGATCTATTTGCCAAAAAAGGAGGGTTAAACTTATCCAGGGTTAATAAAGATTTCGatttttctctctcaaaataGACCACCTTTTAAAGAAAAGTCTGAGGGTTAGGCCAAAGCAGGGTCAACAAGAATCATGCAAAGATGGCACACCAACCTTTCTTATCTTCAGATCTATTTGCCTCAAATGCAGCAGCCATTCTCTtgaggtttctctgcctggctTCGTCATGGTCTACGATTGGCCTGGGGTAGTCCTTGCCTATCACACACCCAAGTTTCTCCTGCACAACCCTTGGTGCCTTCCATGGTTCATAGATATACTGGGTTGGAAACTTGCTCAAGAGCG of Lineus longissimus chromosome 9, tnLinLong1.2, whole genome shotgun sequence contains these proteins:
- the LOC135493754 gene encoding dehydrogenase/reductase SDR family member 11-like, whose translation is MERWSGRVALVTGASSGIGAAIAEKLVKSGMKVFACARNIGKIEEMKKTLAKDTTCKGTLFPIRCDLTKEEDILSMFATIKETAGGVDVCVNNAGLGFAGDNLMNGKTDHWRTMLQTNVLAYAIVTREAIQSMKSRNVDDGHIVYINSDSGYYTLNDPTWHFYEGTKHAVTAQAEGLRRELRLANTHIRVSQVSPGWVQTEFAKRAGGEEFHKQCLEAGNKPLQPDDIADAVMYVVAAPPHVQVFNMLMYGTEESV